The Streptomyces sp. NBC_00459 DNA segment CTACCGCCCATCTCGCTGTGTGGTTCCCCGGCGATCTCGGGGACAGCCCCGACGAATACGGCCTGGAGGTCACAGCCAGCCATGACGGCACCGCCTGGTGCTGACCCCGCGAACGGCACGGCCCCCTCGTCGAGCCGTCTGGGCAGGGGCCTGACCTTTCACAGGTCGGGCCCGGGAGGCGAGGGCGAGGAAATCGCCTCGGTTCTCTCGAACGCGGCGATGCGCCGCCGTATATCGGTGAAGCCGGCACGGCCCGCCCCGGCACGTGGGTGTGCGCAGGGGCGGGCCGCTGTGGACGGGGCTTGTTACTTGATGCCGATCTCGGCGAGTTGCAGGCGGAACTTGGTGGTCTCGTCGGAGGCCGGGGTGCCGAGTCTGGTGGCCGTCAGGCGGAGGTAGCGGCCGGTGGTGGACGTGAGGGTGTAGGTCTGGGCGGCTCCGGCCGGGTTGGCCTGGCCGGTGACAGTTCGGGCGGTGGTGTAGGTGGTGGATCCGTCGGGGCGGGTCTGGAGTGTGAAGTCGACGGGGAAGTTCGCCGTCCCGCCGCCGGTTGCGCCGGCGTCGGTGCGGGGGTGGAGGGTGACGGAGCCGATGGTCCGGTCGGCGCCGAGGTCGACCTCGATCCACACGGGTGTGGCGCTGACGTCGGCGGCGGGGAAGTCGATGCTGGTGAAGCCCTTGGCGCCGGTGACGCTGGTGGTGGTGCCCTCCAGGAGCCGGGTCTTGCCCCAGTCGCTGTTCTCCAGCGTGTAGTTGGCCGTGACCGTGGTCGCGGCGGTGGGGACGGTGAGTTCGGCGAGCTGCAGGCGGAACTTGGTGGACTCGTCGGAGGCGGGGGTGCCGAGCTTGGTGGCCTGGAGGCGGACGTACCGGGCGGTGGTGGTCTTGAAGCCGTACGTCTGCACCAGCCCCTGGGGGTTGGCCTGGCCGGTGACCGTGCGGGCGGTGGTGTAGGTGGTGGATCCGTCGGGGCGGGTCTGGAGGGTGAAGTCGACGGGGAAGTTCGCGGTGCCGCCCCCGGCGGCCTGGGTGTCGGTGCGGGGGAAGAGGCGTACGGCGTCGAGGTCGGTGTCGGCGCCGAGGTCGATCTCCACCCAGACGGGGTTCGCGCTGACATCGGCGGCGGTGAACTCGTTGCTGGTGTACCCGCGGGCGCCGGACACGCTGGTGAGCTTGCCGTCGGTGAGCCGGTTCCGGCCCCAACTGCTGTTCTCCAGGCTGTTGTTGCTGGTGACCGTCCTGTTCAGGGCGAGGTTGTCGAGGCGGCCGGTGCCCGTCGCCGTGAACGTCCACGTGCCCGGCTGGACCGTGAAGTAGACGTACGAGGCATCCTTGCCGTCATAGGCCAGGCCGCTGACGCTGCCGGTGGATGAACCACCGGTGAAGACCGTCGTGCCGTTCGCCTTGACGACGGGCTGGGAACCGCCATAGGTGGGCACACCCACGCGGGCTGTCGTCCCGTTCGGCGACGTGAGCGTCAGGGTGGCCTGGGTGCCGTCGCGGGTGATGGCGAAGCGGATGTCGCCCGCGCCGGTGGGCGTCACGGTGTTGATCTTCGTGAGGGTGCCGGTCTGCGGGGTGACCTCGTAGGTCGCCCAGCCCGCCGTGGTGGGCCGGACGCCGGCGGCGTACGCGGACAGGGCGTACAGCGGGCCGCCGTTCCAGGCGTGGTTGTCGGTGCCCTGCGACTTGACCCACACCTCCCACAGGGTGTGGCAGGCGGGATCGGCGACCTGTGCGGCGAAGCGGTTGCGCATCCGCTCCTCGGCGACCGTGGCCGCACCCATGAGGTACAGCGCCTCCAGGACGTAGAACTCCATGTAGGGGCTGGCGTTGAGGTGGGTGCGCAGCACGTTGGTGATCGCCGGGTAGTGGCCGGGGGTGGCCAGGCCCGCGACGACGGCGAGGGCGTTGGCCCGGTCGTCGGTGTCGCCGGTGTAGGCGGGAGAGCGGTACTCGTTCTTCGTGGAGTTCCACAGAAGAGAATCGAAGTTGGCCTTGATGCTGGTGCGCTGGGCCTGCCATCCGGCGACGTCCGCGGTGTTGCCGCTGAGGGTGGCGAGCTTGGCGGCGGTGTCCAGGGCCAGGTAGTACCAGCAGTTGTTCAGGACGCGGGTGTCGATGTTGCTGCCCCAGTCCTGCCAGTCCCAGTCGCCGGTGCGGTGGGCCACCAGTCCGTCGCTGCCCAGGCCCCACAGGTCCAGGTACTTCTTCACCGCCGGGTAGGCGCCGGTGACCGTGCTCGTGTCGCCGGTGTAGAGGTGGAACGTCCAGAACGACCACACCGACGCGAGCATCTGGTTGGGCAGTTCGGCGGTCCAGATGGTCGAGGGCATCGGGGAGTAGAGCGCCCCGCTGTCCTTCTGCCAGGAGGCCAGCTGCGCGATGGCCTTCTTGCCGAGGGCGTGGGAGTTGGTGTCGAAGGTGTAGAAACCTTCCTTCAGCTGGTTGACCACGTCGCCCCACCACTGGGCGCGTTCGCGGGTCGGGCAGTCCATGTAGTTGTCCCGCATGTTGACGTACATGGTGCGGGCGGCCTTGGTCCACACGGTGTCGAAGAGGGCGTCGCTGCTGGTGAACGACCCGGCGAAGTCCGTGTCGTACCCCGACTCCCGGTACTTCAGCTCCACGATCGTCACGCCCGCCGGGATGGTGTACCGCACGGCGGTGCCGCTCATCCAGCCCAGCGCCTCGAACTCCTGGACCCCGCCGGTACAGACGTAGGTGGCGCGGACGTTGAAGATGGTGGCCTGGTCGATGCCCACCAGGCCCTTGCCGTCGTCGTAGTGGTCGGTCTGGATGCCGATCACCGCGCCGGCCGGGGCGTCGACCTTCAGGTACGGCGTGACCTGGATGTTGGACGGCAGGGTGGCCCAGATGGCGGTGGAGCCCTGACCGGTGGCCGGGAGCGAGGCGGCGTTGGCGTAGGACTTCAGGCCGGAATAACGGAACTGCGGGATCGGACGCTCGACGAGGCCGTTCCAGGGAGTGGTGCCGGCGGCGCCGAAGTCGGTGGGCGCACCCCAGGCGCTGTCGTCGAAGCCGGCGGACTGCCAGTTCGCCATGGCGGTGGCGTTGCGGGCGTCGTAGTAGACGTTCGATTCCGGCAGCCGGAAGTTGACCTGCGTGCCGCTGGTGTTGTTCGAGTAGCCCGGGTGGACGGTGTGCTTCCAGCCGGTGTCGCTGACCACCCGGGTCGTGGTCGAACCGGTCTCGATGTCGGACTGGAACAGCAGACCGCCCTTGCCGCTGCTGCTGTGCGAGAAGCCCTGCTTGCCGAAGTACCGCACCAGCAGCGCCACCGTGTTGGTGCCGCTGGTCAGGTACGGGGCGAGGTCGATCTCGTCGTAGTACGTGTCCGTACGGTTCGGCCCGCGCTTGAGCCCGCCCTCGAAGACCACGAGTGTGCCGTTGACCCACAGCCAGTACTTCGAGTCCGCCGCGATCTGCGTCACCGCCTTCGAGGGCGCCGAGCCCAGCGTGAACGATCTGCGGAAGGCCACCCACTGGTTGGTCGAACTGGACGGCGCCCAGATCCACTTCGCGGTCCACGAGACCGCCGCGGACGCCACGGGCGCCAGCCCGGGCAGCATCAGGGAACCCAGCGTGGGGGCGAGCGCCACGGCTATGGCCGAGCGCAGAACAGACCGGCGCGCTACATCGTGCATCGCGGGCTCCAACGGTAGTTGTGCGGGGAGGGTGGCAAACACGTCGACAGCCCGGAGTCCAAGGAAGCGGAATTATCGACTCCACGCCCTTGAAACGTTTCAATCTGGTGCTTGCAGCCGCGATCTTTGTCCCGTTCGCGGCGCCATGTCAATGGTTGTGCAGTCGACGTTCTCGCGAGTGACTCCGTTTCACCCGGCGATCGCCGGGCGTTCGGGCAGATGGGCAGGGGTGGTCCCACCACCATTCAGGGCGGGTGAGCGCGGAGGGCCTCACCGCCACGAGCGGACGCGGGCGTGAGCGCCGGGAGGTGTACCGGCCAGTTCCATTGACGGGCCCCTGATCGACATCTATCTTCTGCTCGAACTTGCGAACAGTGTTCGATTTTTCGAACCATGGCCGTCAAAGGAGACAGCCTGTGTTGCGTATGCGTCGCCGGCGCACTCCCGAGACGTCACCGCCGGCCCTCTCCGCCGCCTTCGCGGCCCGGCCCGCCACCGCGCGGCCCCGGGTCACCGCCACGCACACACGGGAACCTCGACCCACCGGCCACTGACCGCGCATCGCCGCGACGTCCCACCCCTCGCGGGAGACCGGCCCCGCTCCCCACCTCCTGCCATGCCCTGACCTGGTCCTCATGGCACAAAAGACGGGAATGCATATGCCAGCGGTATTTTCCAGAGTGGCGGCGGTATTCGTCGCCGCCTGCCTGCTCCTCACGGCCCAAGTCGTGACCACACCTCAACGGGCCGCCGCCGCGGACCCGGGTTACCTGATGACGCACTTCATCGGGGAAGGGGCGACCGGTCAGCAGATGTACTTCTCGTACAGCGCGGACGGTCTGAACTGGACCGACCTCAACGGCGGCGGGATGACCCTGCGTTCCACCGTGGGCACGCGTGGAGTGCGTGACCCCGCCCTGGTGCGCTCACCCGACGGCAGCAAGTACTGGATCATCGCCACCGACCTGTGCATCGACTGCGGGCAGACGTGGAGTCAGTCCATCAACGACGGCAGCCGCAACCTCGTGGTGTGGGAGTCGACGGACCTGGTCACCTGGTCCGCGCCGTGGCTGCTCAACGTCGCCGGCGCGATCCCCGACGGGCGCAACGCCTGGGCGCCGGAAGCCATCTGGGACCCGGCCAGCAACGACTACGTCCTGTACTGGGCGACGAACAAGCCCCTCAACGGCGCGACGAAGCACCGCATCTACTACGCCCGCACCAGCGACTTCCACACGATCACCACCCCGCAGATCTACATCGAGCGTCCCGGCACCCAGGAAATCATCGACACCCAGATCGTCGAGGTGCCGTCCGGCGTCGGCAACTACCGCTACGTACGGGCCTCCGGCGACGGCCAGATCACCCTTGAGGGCAGCAACTCGATCCTCGGCACCTGGACCAGCCTGGGCAACCTGTCCGGCATCGGCCTGACCGGTTCGCAGGTCGAGGGCCCGATGTGGATGAAGTTCCGCGACCGCAACGAATGGACCCTCTACCTCGACCAGTACGCCGCCGGAAAGGGATACATGCCGGTCGCGACGACCAACCCGTCCACCGTCGGCACCTACCACCTCCCGACGTCGGGCACCTACTCCATGGGCGGTACCAAGAAGCGCCACGGCTCGATCCTGAACCTGACGGCCGCCGAGGACGCCCGCATCCAGGCCCGCTGGGCCAACGTCCCGGCCAAACGCCTGCAGTCCTTCAACTACCAGGACCGCTACGTCCGTCACACCAACTTCGACGTACGCATCGACCAGAACGTCACCAACGACGACGCCAAGTTCCGCCCCCGCCCCGGCCTCGCCGGCACCGGCACCGTCTCCTTCGAATCGGTCAACTTCCCCGGCTACTACCTGCGCAGCGACGGAACCGACTTCCAGCTCGTCTACAACGACCGCACCACAGCCTTCGCCGAGGACGCCACCTTCCGCCAGGTCGCCGGACTCGCCGACGCCACCTGGTCCTCCTTCCAGTCCTACAACCACCCCGACCGCTACATCCGCCACTACGCGTACCAACTGAAGCTCGCAACGATCACCACAGCCACGGAACGCAGCGACGCCACCTTCCGACTGACGAGCTGACCCGACCGGGATGCCGGCGCCCTCGGGCAACGCCCCCTGCCGCCCGCCCGCGAGCGAGCGAGCGAGCAGGAAAGGCGCCGGCATCCCACCCACGACGGCAACGCGACAGACGTCCCGACCGGTTGCCAGTTGCCCGTTGCCCGCCACTACGTCGTTCTGGCCGACGAACGCAGAGAAAGCGCGGCCCGCATCCGCCGCGAGAAATGCGTCCGCCGGTGCGGACGCCCACTCACGACCGCGGCCTGACCAGAACGCTCCGGCGGCGGTCACACCACCAGCGTGCCGGGCATGGAGGACAGACAGACCGTGATGGGCCGCGGTAGCGGCGATGACGAGGTCCACTGCCGAGGCGCTGCGATGTTCTCCGGCCCGGGCCATACGGTATTGCACCGCGCTGATCCAGCGTCCGGCGTTCTTCGGCACCGGGACGTCGGGGTAAAGGTCAGTGAACATCTCCGCGATCTCGTCGTACTCGCGACCGTCTCGGGCGCTGTACAGGAACTCGGCGCGCTGCACGAAGCAGGATGCGATGGCCCCGACATCGATCGCGTCGTACCAGGCCGATGCAGTTTCGGCTCGCGGAGCAACCGCACCAGTCCGGACGTGTCGAGCAAGCAGATCACCGGCTGTGCTTCTCTGCCTCGTGCAGACGGTCGGCATCCTCGACGGCGACCCACTCACACGCACGCTCGAAATGACGGCTGATGCGTGCCGCGCGTTCCTGCTGCTCCGCATAGAAGTTCAGAGCGAGATTGACCGCTTCCGTCTTGGTCCGGACGTGAGCCAGAGCCATGACGCGCTCCAAGGCGGCGTCGTCGATGTCGATCTGGGTCACGGACATAACCCGTACCTCCCGCGCGATGGTTGGTGATGTACATAGAAATACGTCACCACCATTTACGGGTCCACCTGTCAGCTCCGGTGTACGCAGTCGCGACAGATCCTCCAGACCAACCCCAGGGACGGTGCGGTCCGGTCGGTGCAGTTCAGAAGCCACGTACCGACCGAAGCACCGCCGCTTCCCAAGCTGAGGGTGCCAGCTCGATTCTCGTCACCAGCAACGAATCCCACAGGGCAGTACCAGCGGAAGGTATTCCTCTCGTCACGACGGCCAGGCATCGGCGACCACGAAGGAGACCACCGTTCCGCCGAAGCAACTGGGCCCGGAGTGCCAGGACTCCGCGATCGAGTCGACGAGGAGCAGCCCGCGCCCGTGTGCGTCGTTGGCGTCGGGGCACCGGAGCCGAACGTTCGCAGGGAATCCCGGGTTGTGCACCTCGATCCGCAACGAGGCCTCCTCCCGGAACCACTCCACCCGCACGACCCAGGGTTCATCGGCCTGCCCGTAGCAGATGGCGTTGGTGACCAGTTCCGAGATCATCAGCGCGCAGTCCTCGACCGAACAGGCCGGGTTGTACGGGGCGATGAACTTCCGGAACCAACGTCGGGCCCGCGGGACGGACTCCGGGGTCGGATGCAAGGTCATCGCTCCGAGCCGCGGCGAGTCCTCAGAGGGGTAGCGGTCGATCCTGTATGCCATCCGCGTTCACTCCTTGCCGCTGCCTTCGCAGTCGAGGCAGCGCCGCTTCGATGTGGCACGGGTGCGGTGGGCGGCAGCGGCAAGCGCCAAGGACGTACGCGAACCGACACGCTTGCAGCCGCGCTCCTGGCAACCCCGACAAGGTAGGTACGCTCCCTGGTCCGGCCGCTGACTCGTCACTCCGTGCACCCTTCCGGTCAAGTGGCCTTAGCCACTTACTGGATAGTGGCATTAGCCACTTGTGACGCGCAAGCAGTTCCTCGAAGTGACCAACCATCAGGTGAGCGGATACCCCTGCTCGAACGCCCAGCGGTGCGGCGGGTAGGTGGCCTCGGCGAACTCCAACGGCCGGTCCTGGAGGTCGAAGACGACA contains these protein-coding regions:
- a CDS encoding ATP-binding protein, with the translated sequence MAYRIDRYPSEDSPRLGAMTLHPTPESVPRARRWFRKFIAPYNPACSVEDCALMISELVTNAICYGQADEPWVVRVEWFREEASLRIEVHNPGFPANVRLRCPDANDAHGRGLLLVDSIAESWHSGPSCFGGTVVSFVVADAWPS
- a CDS encoding type II toxin-antitoxin system VapB family antitoxin, translating into MSVTQIDIDDAALERVMALAHVRTKTEAVNLALNFYAEQQERAARISRHFERACEWVAVEDADRLHEAEKHSR
- a CDS encoding glycoside hydrolase family 43 protein, translated to MPAVFSRVAAVFVAACLLLTAQVVTTPQRAAAADPGYLMTHFIGEGATGQQMYFSYSADGLNWTDLNGGGMTLRSTVGTRGVRDPALVRSPDGSKYWIIATDLCIDCGQTWSQSINDGSRNLVVWESTDLVTWSAPWLLNVAGAIPDGRNAWAPEAIWDPASNDYVLYWATNKPLNGATKHRIYYARTSDFHTITTPQIYIERPGTQEIIDTQIVEVPSGVGNYRYVRASGDGQITLEGSNSILGTWTSLGNLSGIGLTGSQVEGPMWMKFRDRNEWTLYLDQYAAGKGYMPVATTNPSTVGTYHLPTSGTYSMGGTKKRHGSILNLTAAEDARIQARWANVPAKRLQSFNYQDRYVRHTNFDVRIDQNVTNDDAKFRPRPGLAGTGTVSFESVNFPGYYLRSDGTDFQLVYNDRTTAFAEDATFRQVAGLADATWSSFQSYNHPDRYIRHYAYQLKLATITTATERSDATFRLTS
- a CDS encoding alpha-L-rhamnosidase-related protein: MHDVARRSVLRSAIAVALAPTLGSLMLPGLAPVASAAVSWTAKWIWAPSSSTNQWVAFRRSFTLGSAPSKAVTQIAADSKYWLWVNGTLVVFEGGLKRGPNRTDTYYDEIDLAPYLTSGTNTVALLVRYFGKQGFSHSSSGKGGLLFQSDIETGSTTTRVVSDTGWKHTVHPGYSNNTSGTQVNFRLPESNVYYDARNATAMANWQSAGFDDSAWGAPTDFGAAGTTPWNGLVERPIPQFRYSGLKSYANAASLPATGQGSTAIWATLPSNIQVTPYLKVDAPAGAVIGIQTDHYDDGKGLVGIDQATIFNVRATYVCTGGVQEFEALGWMSGTAVRYTIPAGVTIVELKYRESGYDTDFAGSFTSSDALFDTVWTKAARTMYVNMRDNYMDCPTRERAQWWGDVVNQLKEGFYTFDTNSHALGKKAIAQLASWQKDSGALYSPMPSTIWTAELPNQMLASVWSFWTFHLYTGDTSTVTGAYPAVKKYLDLWGLGSDGLVAHRTGDWDWQDWGSNIDTRVLNNCWYYLALDTAAKLATLSGNTADVAGWQAQRTSIKANFDSLLWNSTKNEYRSPAYTGDTDDRANALAVVAGLATPGHYPAITNVLRTHLNASPYMEFYVLEALYLMGAATVAEERMRNRFAAQVADPACHTLWEVWVKSQGTDNHAWNGGPLYALSAYAAGVRPTTAGWATYEVTPQTGTLTKINTVTPTGAGDIRFAITRDGTQATLTLTSPNGTTARVGVPTYGGSQPVVKANGTTVFTGGSSTGSVSGLAYDGKDASYVYFTVQPGTWTFTATGTGRLDNLALNRTVTSNNSLENSSWGRNRLTDGKLTSVSGARGYTSNEFTAADVSANPVWVEIDLGADTDLDAVRLFPRTDTQAAGGGTANFPVDFTLQTRPDGSTTYTTARTVTGQANPQGLVQTYGFKTTTARYVRLQATKLGTPASDESTKFRLQLAELTVPTAATTVTANYTLENSDWGKTRLLEGTTTSVTGAKGFTSIDFPAADVSATPVWIEVDLGADRTIGSVTLHPRTDAGATGGGTANFPVDFTLQTRPDGSTTYTTARTVTGQANPAGAAQTYTLTSTTGRYLRLTATRLGTPASDETTKFRLQLAEIGIK